Below is a genomic region from Anaerotignum faecicola.
CCGGAACCGAGGACAAGCACCTTCTTCCGCCCGCTGGTATATGCGGCTTCATTCTCGCTGCCAAAGCAGGAATAGTAGTAAGGCGTCTCCGCCGCAAATTCAGCCGCGCACGTATCCACCATCTTAAACGCGGCCACAATGTTGTTATCCTTACGCATCTGATGAATCTCCTGTTCGGAGCTTCCTGTCAGTCTGGCGATGAC
It encodes:
- a CDS encoding carbamoyl-phosphate synthase large subunit, coding for VIARLTGSSEQEIHQMRKDNNIVAAFKMVDTCAAEFAAETPYYYSCFGSENEAAYTSGRKKVLVLGSGPIRIGQGIEFDFCSVHSTWAFSKEGYETIIVNNNPETVSTDFDIADKLYFEPLTPEDVESIVDIEKP